The DNA region TAGCAATCATTTCatgtttcataaaaataataagaggAGCGATTGACTGTGCTCAACTCTtagatgatattattatcattaatcaaGACAAAAATAGCATGCTTCGTAAATTTTCCccgtttttaataaaaagatcTTTATCCAATAAACAGTCTAACATTGCACCAATGTCTATTATGGTAAATCTTGTAAATAAAGTCTGTTGTTCTACTTGCTTATTTAGTAGAATACTTGACACAAAAAATGGTATCTCTAATGGTTTTATAACCCAGTGTGTTCTCGCGACACCttcgttaaaaaataattatctaataaATGTTAAAGATATTTAGCTACCTCACCTCAGCAGTCTAGCTTTCTCGTTGTCACTGTATTCATAATAATAGATTttacaaatcaataaataactgTGTAATTAATTCACtaagtatattttatatctgtATCTATGTAATCAATTCTCTGaagttattttataattgtacATTTGTACAGCATTAGTTAATATGTATTAGCCAGTGAAAtaactaatttaattttaaatttaattttaattctttatatgtatattgttacAAACTGTTCTATCAGTACCCTGTTAATGGAGAAATCTGTTGGGactgtcaataaataaataaataaataaatatccttGGAACGTCTTGGACGTTCTggtgttaatattaatttttttttcattttcattgttatttgatttttatttatttattcaatattttattttatttttcgttaatgCAATAATCTttgattgttgataaaatgttaCAGAATAATTTATACACTCATTTTTTACACTAAATTAaaccaaatatatttattaaataacaatcttatcaaaagttttattattgtttttttttttttttttttttttgttaataaatattgttttattgttattatcgaatgccagaataatttactctctttttttacatcaaattaattaattaaatatcaatactattaaaagttttattattttatgttattttcttgataaaatattgtttaattgttgatattatttgacaaaagaatttatacacttattttttacactaaattaatttattaaataataatcttatcaaaagttttattattatttcttttttttttgttaataaatattgttttattgttaatatcgaatgctaaaataattaacactcttttttacacaaaataaatccaaattcattaattcaatatcaatactattaaaaattttattattatttttttatttcgtcaataaatattgtttgattgttgatattaattgatagaaataaataaattaattaattacacaaAAACTCAAACTAAATAACGATAATATCTAaagttttcagtttttttcgattgaattcttttattcaatttaatttattcaagactggagtaaataatttgaacGTTTTGATTTTTCGCAAGACTGAAGagataaacgaaaaaaaagttttaataaagataaacaaataacgaccaataaaaaaaggaacatattacttttgttttttcgcGGAATAAAACCGActttaaacaatcaaaaaataataataatattattttaatttccttattttaaattatatattatttttaaataaaattttttgtaaaagtaCGAagatatttcttttgttttttcgcGGAACAAAAACGACattaaacaattgaaacataataataatatattattattttaaatcattacttttaaataaaaattttaaataaatttttttttttttttttttttggcatgttCACACAAAAAtctgaatgaatttatttatgaataaattaaaaatgaatttgatacttttaaaattaattatagaaaGTTATAAACTTacttttttagtatttttttatcagatgaTTGATCACCATCCCAAATAAGTAGTTTAGGATTACACTCATTACCATTATCAATGCTAGTTGTTGGATCAGTATTTGCAGcataattttcaatgaatgATATTCATACAATCccattaattttatgttataatatcaataacaacGTCTTTGTGAAATCTCATTCAGCagcaattttacaaaaatgcATAAAAGCTTCTGTATCATCTGAATTAACATCAAATATTGGTGCATCAACGACACGTGCAACATCTGTACAATATGGTGATGAACGCGAATGACGTGGATCTGTTGTAAaaccaatttaattattagcaATAATATGAATTATTCCATGAGTTGTATCTATTCAACTGACCTTGATGTTGggatgttgttttttaattttgatacagcaataaattcaagtatacgttttttaatatcttccATACCATAATGATCATTATCAAGTATATCAGATGCTTCTTGTATACCTAAATTTTCAGGACTTGATGTACCCCATGGTATTGATGTTAACCAATCAAGATAATTTCTTGTaacattaaattcattacTATGACTTTCTAAAAAtcctaatttatttaattcttcatCAATAACATCCATAACATGTTTTGGTACATTTTTGTCACGTATTCTCTCAcgatatttttcatcaattgcaTCTTTATCATCTTTTTCTAAACccaattcttttttaattatttcaagttgtTCATGTAGTATATATGTACGATGTTATTGTTTTACTTTATCTTCAACTTCTTTaccaattttttgttgtaatctACTTAATTcatgttctttttttaatagagCAAGTGATAGTCTTAATCTTTTTGATatctgtaataaataaattatataattaaagtataatagcacattaatttattgttgtttaataattataatttatcttacatttatttcttcattctataatttcatttaattcagCTTTTCTACGACTTGAACGTCCACCTCGACGTGATTGACCAGCCTCGTCTACAGGAACGTAAATTGTTGTATTTAGTAGTGGAAACGTCAATTTCATTTCtgtatacataataattaataaactaatatAGAGGAGTCTCAAATTCTAATGAATATTACTAGTTAGAatttagaaaatcaaaaaagggaatttataaaaattattactctcACGTTGTGCTGGTTTTGGTGATAATTCTTCTGgtatttaattgacaattttaattcttcaatgtGCCATAACAACGAGTCTTAATTTATCACCAAGATCATGAATTTCATGGATCTGTCCAAATGTACCAATTGGATAAACATCatctatattttcaacaacatCTAATTAATTTctgtgaaattaattaattcattatcttGTTTTGATgatcagaaaaatatatataaaataatgttttctTACTCTTCACttttcttcaaaaatattCCAACATATGGctgatttaattt from Aphidius gifuensis isolate YNYX2018 linkage group LG5, ASM1490517v1, whole genome shotgun sequence includes:
- the LOC122857579 gene encoding lon protease homolog, mitochondrial-like, which codes for MDVIDEELNKLGFLESHSNEFNVTRNYLDWLTSIPWGTSSPENLGIQEASDILDNDHYGMEDIKKRILEFIAVSKLKNNIPTSRSTSFAFITILYRCCTCR